The Hymenobacter chitinivorans DSM 11115 genome window below encodes:
- a CDS encoding phage tail protein: MSTADSSPSQPARRSLLKRLSGVVAGSFLAGPLQALLGRATPATAGTLTGGDGPFLAEIITLPFDNFVPKGYMRCDGQLLPLSQNTALFSLLGTTYGGDGKSTFALPNLNGRVAVGAGQGPGLSNYELGQAGGSATVALLDTELPAHQHTVALTYSTELGTLGSPENAYLASNGSGEPQYGTTGTGYMASGAVGTATPHNNRQPYLTLTYCIAVQGIFPPRG; this comes from the coding sequence GTGTCTACTGCTGATTCTTCTCCCAGCCAGCCGGCCCGCCGGAGCCTGCTCAAGCGTTTGTCGGGCGTGGTGGCCGGAAGCTTTCTGGCCGGTCCTCTACAGGCTCTGCTGGGCCGCGCCACTCCCGCCACTGCCGGTACGCTAACGGGTGGCGACGGGCCATTTCTAGCGGAAATCATCACGCTACCTTTCGACAACTTCGTACCAAAAGGCTACATGCGCTGCGACGGGCAACTTCTGCCCCTTTCCCAAAATACGGCCTTGTTTTCCTTGCTGGGTACCACTTACGGCGGAGATGGTAAATCAACCTTTGCCCTACCCAACCTGAACGGCCGCGTGGCCGTGGGGGCTGGTCAGGGGCCGGGGCTCAGCAATTACGAGCTGGGGCAGGCCGGGGGCAGCGCCACCGTGGCCTTGCTGGATACTGAGCTGCCGGCCCACCAGCACACGGTAGCCCTGACGTACAGCACCGAGCTAGGTACGTTAGGTTCGCCCGAAAATGCTTACTTAGCCAGCAATGGCTCCGGTGAGCCCCAGTATGGGACTACCGGCACTGGCTATATGGCCAGCGGGGCCGTGGGCACAGCCACGCCGCACAACAACAGGCAGCCCTACCTGACGCTCACCTACTGTATTGCCGTGCAGGGTATTTTCCCACCGCGCGGGTAA
- a CDS encoding phage tail protein codes for MSSINDLPAGGFSRRSWLKKLGAVLGGGVLLGKSQTATAGSLNVASPQGIESFLSEIMLVSFNFAPKGWAQCNGQLLPINQNQALFSLLGTRFGGDGRVNFALPDLRGRVIAHSGNGLIVGDKGGEVAHVLLAAELPPHVHGLKASTATGTTNLSGTSGPTVHHYLADNGGGAPQYGGNVNTQLANSPTATPPVNVSSAIGGSQAHNNMQPYISLNYVICLQGIFPSPN; via the coding sequence ATGTCTTCAATAAATGACTTGCCGGCCGGCGGCTTTTCCCGGCGGAGCTGGCTCAAAAAGCTGGGCGCGGTGCTGGGTGGTGGCGTGCTGCTGGGTAAAAGCCAGACCGCCACGGCCGGTTCGCTGAACGTGGCTTCTCCCCAGGGAATAGAATCCTTCCTGTCGGAAATCATGCTGGTTTCCTTCAACTTCGCGCCCAAAGGCTGGGCCCAGTGCAACGGTCAGCTGCTGCCCATCAATCAGAACCAAGCCCTGTTTAGCCTGCTGGGTACACGGTTCGGCGGCGACGGCCGGGTAAACTTCGCCCTCCCCGACCTGCGGGGCCGGGTTATTGCCCACAGCGGCAACGGCCTGATTGTGGGCGACAAAGGCGGCGAGGTAGCCCATGTGCTGCTGGCCGCCGAGCTTCCGCCGCACGTGCACGGCCTGAAAGCCAGCACCGCCACTGGCACCACCAACCTTTCGGGCACCTCGGGTCCTACGGTGCACCACTACCTGGCCGATAACGGCGGGGGCGCGCCACAGTACGGCGGCAATGTAAACACCCAGCTGGCCAACTCTCCCACCGCCACTCCGCCCGTCAACGTGTCGAGTGCCATCGGTGGCAGCCAGGCCCACAACAACATGCAGCCCTATATCAGCCTTAATTACGTTATTTGCCTGCAAGGCATTTTCCCCAGCCCCAACTAG
- a CDS encoding phage tail protein gives MADFSTSASGSVAGRRSLLQRFQRWLRPGAVAQPRPLVSMRPNSNLPYVGEIAVFAGNFAPAGWMFCDGSLLPISENETLFQLIGTTYGGDGESTFALPDLRGRVPLHMGTGPGLGTTFQMAEIGGQESVFLTTTQIPSHTHTLGASSAPGTSASPIGAVPADSGSGSAQYTQATTNLVTQPAQVLGPVGSNQPHENMQPYLAVNYIISLFGVFPSPT, from the coding sequence ATGGCTGACTTTTCTACTTCGGCGTCCGGTTCCGTGGCCGGGCGCCGCTCCCTGCTCCAACGCTTCCAGCGCTGGCTGCGGCCCGGCGCGGTGGCTCAGCCCCGGCCGCTGGTATCCATGCGGCCCAATAGCAACCTACCCTACGTCGGGGAAATTGCCGTTTTCGCCGGCAACTTCGCCCCGGCGGGCTGGATGTTCTGTGATGGAAGCTTGCTGCCTATTTCCGAGAATGAGACTCTGTTTCAGCTGATTGGCACCACCTACGGCGGCGACGGGGAGTCGACCTTTGCCCTGCCCGACCTGCGGGGCCGGGTGCCGCTGCACATGGGGACTGGTCCGGGCTTAGGCACCACTTTCCAAATGGCCGAAATAGGTGGGCAGGAATCGGTGTTCCTCACCACCACGCAGATTCCCTCGCACACGCACACGCTCGGCGCCAGCTCGGCGCCCGGCACCTCGGCCTCCCCCATCGGGGCCGTACCAGCCGACAGCGGCTCGGGTTCGGCCCAGTACACCCAGGCTACCACCAACCTGGTGACCCAGCCCGCTCAGGTGCTGGGCCCGGTTGGCAGCAATCAGCCCCACGAGAACATGCAGCCCTACCTGGCCGTCAACTACATTATTTCGCTGTTTGGCGTTTTCCCCTCCCCAACGTAG
- a CDS encoding arylesterase, whose translation MRQLLILSLSLLLFACGPADSSPAQRRQPAAPPRMQNIIFFGNSLTAGYQLRASESFPSLIQERLDSLKLPYKAFNYGVSGETTAGGRQRLPSVLARQPVDVFVLELGANDGLRGIPVRETTQNLQFIIDQVKLKYPQARIVLVGLEFPFDLSVLGGHQYGRYAAEFKALFRTLAEKNSVAFVPFLLQGVLGQRQLNLPDGVHPNAAGQKILANNVWAVLGPLVNDQP comes from the coding sequence ATGCGTCAGCTCTTGATACTAAGCCTGAGTCTGCTGCTTTTCGCCTGCGGACCGGCCGATTCATCCCCCGCTCAGCGCCGCCAACCCGCCGCTCCTCCTCGTATGCAGAACATCATCTTCTTCGGCAACAGCCTCACGGCCGGCTACCAGCTGCGGGCCAGTGAGTCCTTTCCCTCCCTGATTCAGGAGCGCCTCGACTCGCTCAAACTCCCCTACAAAGCCTTCAACTACGGCGTGAGCGGTGAAACCACCGCCGGCGGGCGGCAGCGCCTGCCCAGCGTGCTGGCCCGGCAGCCCGTGGATGTATTCGTGCTGGAACTGGGGGCCAACGACGGGCTGCGCGGCATTCCGGTGCGTGAAACTACCCAGAACCTGCAGTTCATCATCGACCAGGTGAAACTCAAGTATCCGCAGGCCCGCATCGTGCTGGTAGGCCTGGAGTTTCCCTTTGACCTGAGCGTGCTGGGTGGCCACCAGTACGGGCGCTACGCGGCCGAATTCAAGGCCCTGTTTCGCACCCTGGCCGAGAAAAACAGCGTCGCCTTCGTGCCGTTCCTGCTTCAGGGCGTGCTGGGCCAGCGCCAGCTGAATTTGCCCGACGGCGTGCACCCCAACGCGGCCGGCCAGAAGATCTTAGCCAACAACGTGTGGGCCGTGCTGGGCCCCCTGGTAAACGACCAGCCCTAA
- a CDS encoding DUF1989 domain-containing protein, with amino-acid sequence MPDNLTIIPPRSGVSFLLKKGQRLKVVDLEGEQVSDFVCYNLADKGEVISSGRTIDYAETILLTKGHPLYSNRSNVMCEIVEDTVGRHDFLLTPCSADTFRIIYGHTHPHRGCFGNLCAALKDYGISPDAIPISFNIFMHVTVDGDTGKVAVLPPKSKAGDYVVLEAKMDLLVGLTACSAEMSNNYAFKPIGYQIEG; translated from the coding sequence ATGCCCGATAATCTCACCATCATTCCGCCCCGCAGCGGCGTTTCCTTTCTGCTCAAAAAAGGCCAGCGCCTCAAAGTTGTTGACCTGGAAGGCGAGCAGGTGTCCGACTTCGTGTGCTACAACCTCGCAGACAAAGGCGAGGTCATTTCCTCGGGCCGTACCATTGACTACGCCGAAACAATTCTGCTGACCAAGGGCCACCCCCTGTATTCCAACCGCAGCAACGTCATGTGCGAGATTGTGGAAGACACCGTCGGCCGGCACGACTTTCTGCTCACGCCCTGCAGCGCCGATACCTTCCGCATCATCTACGGGCACACCCATCCGCACCGTGGCTGCTTCGGCAACCTGTGCGCGGCCCTCAAGGACTACGGCATTAGCCCCGACGCCATTCCCATCAGCTTCAACATCTTCATGCACGTGACGGTGGACGGCGACACGGGTAAGGTGGCCGTGCTGCCGCCCAAAAGCAAGGCCGGTGACTACGTGGTGCTCGAAGCCAAGATGGACTTGCTGGTGGGCCTGACGGCTTGCTCGGCCGAAATGTCGAACAACTACGCCTTCAAGCCCATCGGCTACCAGATTGAAGGGTAA
- the gntA gene encoding guanitoxin biosynthesis heme-dependent pre-guanitoxin N-hydroxylase GntA has protein sequence MTDEEQNIETTEYLDFIQNRDFPCVAAKTALTWNQIQTLVVDHMACPKDDAAILQFLYDFVDTYRQSEKLYHSAAIIFKGPEHPTEAQFDEFLWQRLQAVSNLDAQRYGYDKRVVADPASPDFSYSLKEEAFFVIGLHPGSSRPARQFKYPTLVFNAHDQFERIRAASRYDKLRDTIRTRDVAYSGSINPMLEDYGQASEVYQYSGKAYDQAWKCPFLSQHAR, from the coding sequence ATGACTGATGAAGAACAAAATATAGAAACAACGGAATATCTTGATTTTATACAAAACCGAGACTTTCCTTGCGTGGCCGCCAAGACGGCCCTGACCTGGAACCAGATCCAGACCCTGGTCGTCGACCACATGGCCTGCCCCAAAGACGACGCGGCCATTCTGCAGTTTCTCTACGACTTTGTCGATACCTACCGGCAGAGTGAAAAGCTCTACCACAGCGCGGCCATTATTTTCAAAGGCCCCGAGCACCCGACCGAGGCGCAATTCGACGAGTTTTTGTGGCAGCGCCTGCAGGCCGTGTCCAACCTGGATGCCCAGCGCTACGGCTACGACAAGCGCGTGGTGGCCGACCCCGCTTCCCCCGACTTCAGTTACAGTCTCAAGGAAGAAGCCTTTTTCGTCATTGGGCTGCACCCGGGCAGCAGCCGGCCGGCCCGGCAGTTTAAGTACCCCACCCTGGTTTTCAACGCCCACGACCAGTTCGAGCGGATTCGGGCCGCGAGCCGCTACGACAAGCTCCGGGACACCATCCGGACCCGCGACGTGGCCTACTCGGGCTCCATCAACCCGATGCTGGAAGACTACGGTCAGGCCTCGGAAGTATACCAATACAGCGGCAAGGCGTATGACCAAGCCTGGAAATGCCCATTTTTAAGCCAACATGCCCGATAA